GAATTCTCCGCAGGGGGGCAAATTGCACACGGCCCTTGTTAATTTcatctgaagggaggggggagagaattccaGGCATTCAGCCCTTTCATGTCACTCTGTTTAACAGCTAGCGGTGGGGTAAGAGGATGGGAGCTGAGCTTTTTTGTTGTTAACCCAAGTGGAAATGAAGGGAAGTGTTAACAGTGCTTTATAGGCTAATAAAACATACTGGAGCGCAATAACCAGATTTGCAGTATAAAGGGgtagagatgggggtggggggagtttgcTTCTTCATAGCTTTTAAGTAGCCCTATCCTGGCACATTCTGTATCTAGTTCAAGAGAAAATCCATAATACTTTCCTGCCCCCCAGAGATCCAGACTGCATAGTCAGCGCTGGCTCCTGGAATTGTGTGCTATTTTGACTAAAATATGTTTCTGGCAGATTTAAATGGATAGTTGCTTATGAAATCATCAACTAGGTTACATTCCAGTTATTTGTCTTGACTGTAGATCAGCCACATACCCAAGCGTTTCCTGAAGTATGTTGGGCTTGAGTCCCTGCTGCATGCACTGATCCCACGGTCTCTTATGGCTAGAATGAATGGTTTCCTGAACAAAAGGTAGTAGGAAAAGGGCCACTGAAGGGCATAGAACTGGGTAAGGGTAAATAATTCAAAAGAGTAACCGAAGAGTGAATTTATTCTTGGGAGTATGCAACATTTCTATTTCACCCTGTGGCCCTGAATAATATGGCACCACCACAGAATCAGCAGCTCTTACAATGATGTTGGCCTTTGCATGCATATATCTAAAAATAGGTGGTTttgaagaactggttcttatatgccactttttctctacccaaaggcatctcaaagcggcttacaattgccttccctttcctctccccacaacagacaccatgtgaggtgggtgaggctgagagagccctgatattactgctcagtcagaacagatttatcagtgctgtggtgagcccaaggccatccagctggctgcatgtggggaagcagggaatcaaacccagcttgccagcttagaagtccacactcccaaccactacaccaagctggtgaatTTAGCTTCCTGCATTTAATCAGATCCTGAGCCTGGGTCATCCTCCCAGGGGCAAGTAATTCAGAGGCTGTGCTCATCTGGAACTATAATTTAAAGAGGAAGAAACACGGAAGGTAAAGTAGGATTTGAGACTGAAAGTAGTTTTATTTAGGATTTGTAATTCCTAGAAAGTGACTTCATTTTAGGAGCCCCAGCCCTGCCTTATTTCCTTTTGCAATTATTTCTGACGTTGGAAATTTTGGTCCAAAAGTACTGCCTAATTTGAAGCAAAGATGGAAAGAACAGGGTTACTATCCAAATAGTTGCTGCTTTTCCATTTGCAGAACACTGGCTACCTTCAGCTCGCACCCTTACACCTAGAAAGCTCAGGCATGGTCCAGAATTTAAACTCTGTAATAAGCCAGGTAAGAATGCACATTCCCCCAACCCAAAGACTGTGTGCATGTCAATAAACAAACAGTGAACCTGCTTTTTGCTAGCTTCAGCAACCATGCTGGTTGTTTGACTCCTTACTGTTGACTATGTGTTCTCTGCTGCCTTCATCCAGGACGAGCCAACTCCACGTACAACTTGGTTTACCTGTTTCAGACCTTTGCCTCTGGATGGAAAGTTCCAGCACCTGCCGCACATCCACCCAGGCCAGAAGAGACCTTGTACTAGTCTAACAGTTGGATCTATGTGATGGAATTCAATGGCACGTTGCTTTGGGAGGCAATCTTGGCCAAAAAACCCAAAGCATAgctagaaaaagaaataaatactgCAGCTGGGACAACAAATCTTGATATGAAAGTCACCTACAGTCAATTTTAAGAACTAGTACTGAAAACCagccaaagaaaaataaagtacAGAACAGCTAAATTGTTATGTACTTAGGTTTTAACAAAACAGGGATCACAATAGGCTAGCTTTTGCAAACCTCTGGGAACTCTATTTTGGCAGCTACTAGACTAGCACGATCCCTTTCGCCACTTCAAGGTACATAGCATTCCCCAACAGCAATTAGCCTTCCCCCCAGGCTCTGGTCATGTTACACTGTATCATGATGTACCACGAAGAGGTGCTCCATAGGCTGTGCCCATCAAGCTCCAGAGTGAAGTTGATACCTATAATTTCCTCCTCAACCTTTGAGTCTGAATTCCCAAAAGGTGCAAGGGGCATAAATATATAATATGTGTAGTTGTTAGACAGCCACCTTTCCCTTTTATAAAAGGTGAATGCCTTAGGTTTCTGTGCATAAGGCATCTGGGCTCAGCCAAAGCTGATTCGGTATTACCATCAAGGCCATGAAAATCTCTACTACAGTCCTGTTTTAACCATGGCACTTTCGGAGACTGAAATGGATTGTACCAATTCAGAAATTCAAGTTTGTTACACCTTGTAAGGCAAGTTCAgacaaaggagaagaaaagtgGACTACAAGTTGGCTATTAACAGCCTTCCCTGGgtcaaagcaaaataaaagtgTGGCCAGTTGTTGAACTAGGGATAGGACTTACACCAGAAATCATTATCAAGTTTGTGTCTGAGGTGCTGCATTTGGCTAAAAGAAACTAACATTTAAATCCTAAGCCCATTGCAACAGCCCTTGATCAAGCAATCATCTCACAGTATAGTCAATTGCAAGGCACTATTTCGAGCAAGAAATCCCATCTTGATTGACATTATAACATAATCCAGTCTACATTTCAGATAGAGTGTGAATCTTTTGCTATCTTTTCTGAGGTATGCATGGAGGAAGAGGGTCTGATATTTTAATAATTGATCAATCCTATGGAACCAGGCCAATAGTAGTCAATGCAGTGGTGCAAGTTGTAGGCAAGGAATTCTGTTTTACTAATTCCCTGGATCACCATAATCTAGCCATTTGTGAATCCAGTTGTCAAGAAATGTGAAAAGACAAAGGCCAGAGAAATCTCTAACCTCGTAGGTAGCTCTAACTAGTGAAGCAGCATTAATGTTAACCGACAATTCAATACCACCTCATTGCTTTCATCTTTCTATGGGATTGTTGTATCAGTTTGAGAGCACAAAACTGCACAGAAAAGAATATTAAGGTAtcacattttcttttaatttaagtTAATTTCTCTAGATGGGGAGAAACATAACAGAACTTGGAAGGACAACTGGATAAGACATAAGAGAGTGCATTGGGCATTCAGAATCCAAAGCATAAGATTGCAGTTTTCAGATCACTTCCCTTTCCAAAGAGAAACTGTTTTCCTTTTATAAATTGCTCACATGCCTGGGAAAAGGCAGTgttttaatactttaaaaatcCATGGCAAGGTAACAGATATCCAGTCAAAACagaatccagattttttttttaaagaatcatatATTGGCAGGATTAAATGTCCAGCTCTTTGAAGTCTTATTGTTTCACAGCCATCCCCACTCCCCTAGCTTAATAATGGGTATTCATTTGGCACCTTCCTATACTCCTTCACAAGCTCAATGCCCAGGCCCTGGTTAACAAGGCCCATGCCAAAACAATCCATCTCTAGAAATGTTTGCATGCTGTGATTCAGTAACCTTGGGCCAACAGTCCAAAGTTACTGTAGGCCAGCTGAACTGTTATTACCCCCTTCTGAGAGAGGCAGAAAGCAGAAATGCATAAGGAGAGGTAGTCTTCTGGTCACCTTGGTCAATTTGCAAAGCTAAAGCTGAAAGTATACAACCATTCAAAGCTAAGTTATTCCAGTCTTGCAAACAATAACCTAAGTAGAGGTGAGCAAAGGGAAAAGGTTATCAACTCCTGCCATGTCTCTCTTCTGTCCAATACCCCAAAGGTGACATGAGGTGGGTGTTAAGCTTTCATTTAACTGCCATGGCTCACCTAAAGAATACTTGGaggtgtttttttggggtggggaagcacGCCCATCGGCAAGCTGTTGCCTAATTCTTCTTGGATGGGGAAGGAAATACCAGTTCAGTTAAACTCCTTTAAGTCTGTACTGCAGATTTTCTAACAAGCCAGAAAATCAACTCCTCAATCCAAGGCCTGTGCCTTTCTTCTTACCTTGCTGTGTCATGATCCCAATTCAGAAGCATTTCTACCATCATTGTGCAATGTAAGGAGCACAgtgcaaacaaaaaaaataaccACTCCAGTTGCTAGGATTTGAAGTTGTCAGGGACTGTTTGGAGATATGAAGTTGTTCCAGAGAGTAACAGGGCTACACCAATTTTCTCTaacccatttccccccctgttgTGCTgggactattttttttttacatgagcATCACCCCATTGCCCTGCAGTTAACAGGTAtctccccactgcagcccactgcaCCAGCATCCCTAATTTCTTACATTTACTAACTTTTTTCATCAACATACCTTTTTTCCTCTCCAAACATACACATATACCCTGTTGTACCATTTCACAAACTaccctttaaaaaacacacacacacatacaagtgtCTTCTCCATACATTCTACGAAAAGTCAAAGTTctgcagcaaataaataattCCAGGCAGTTGCACTTAGAGCCCTGCCAGAGAGCAAAGAAAGGCTGTCAAAGCTCTCTTGTCTACCTCAAAGGGAAGTGCAAATTGTTTGGACAGTGCTGCACCCTTCCAGCAGAATCCAAGCTGCTCAATGTCTCTGCAGATGTACGCATTGTTGGGCAGCAAAAGTTTCAAGGGGGCCTTGTGGGCAAGGGGTCCCTCAGCTCAGTTTCATGCTAATCGCTACAGCCCGCTTGTAGACTTCAGTGACATTTTCACAGTCCGCCAGAGAGAAGCAGCTATCGGCAAGGGGGCTTTGGCAACGAGTCACTGTCCAGCGGCGGAGCCGGCGCCCTGCGTCCCCCGCTGCCTCCTCCAGCTGCAGGAGGTCGTCCACAGACACAGAGCCACGCATGGACGCCCCACTGCTGCTCCCCAGCATTCGATCAGGCAAATCAAGCTGGTCGAAGGACTCTGTGGAAAGGATGCTGTCCTCACTTACGGCACTGGATGGATGGAGACGGGAGGCCAGCGACAGCTTGGGCAGCGCAACTTCTGCAAACAAAGAGAAAACCTTGATGGGCACGCCGTCTGATTCCGTGCTGCTGGAGGAATACTTGCCATTGTGCTTCAAGATGCCTTTCCGCCGGGCAGGATGGCCACTGGGGCTCTGCGCAGGCGAGGGGTTGCCAACGGAGACACTAGTATCAAGGTCTAAGTTCTCAGAGTCCAATACAGTGCCAGATTCACTACGCTCTGGGGATGAGTAATACCCAGACTCTCTCTTCTGGGGCTTCTTCAGAATTCCTTTCTTGGGCATGGAAGGGGTGGCTACAACatactctgccttgcaggccaaaTCCCTTGATGACAAGACACAAGCTAAGTCAACAGCAGGTCCAGCACTGTCCTCCTTCCGTGTGTCCACAGGAGTTGCCAGTGGCAAtgcaggtggaacctgggacttttcacaggaatttcttttcttcAAGATGCCTTTGGGTCTCTTCAggatggacttagaagggttcTCAGGAGCAGGGCCTGTTTCGTGTAGAACGTGAGCAACATCGTTCTCCTTCTTGGACTTCTTAAGTGAGCGCTGCCGCTCAAGAGTGACACCAGGGATGTGTTGTTTGAAGAAGCAGCGTACCTTGGAGCCATTTTCAAAGAGGGGCCTTGAAGAACGCCGCAGCCACTCTGCCACTGTGGCCAGTGGAGATTCATTGTCACGCAAGGACTCCTGCTCTCCAACTGGCACCTTGTAACCCCAGTTCACCCACCAGTGGCTGGCAATATCTTCAATGGTGGCTCGACGCTCTGGGTTTACCATCAACATCCATCGGATCAGGCCACAGGCATCTagagaacaaaaaaaacaaaagctgACAGATGCAGGGGCAGTGGTCATGTTCTAATAGTCTACTTGTTCTCGGTGCCATTTAGCCAAATAGTCAGCTATGGGAAAACTATGAGCTCACATTTCTTATTTCAGTGGATGTCCAGACCTTAGTGGGAATGCATGTTCAAAAGCCACCATGGTCCCTTTCAAATGCTAAATATGGGAATGGGAATCAACATGCCCTTAAAACGCTGCATGATATATCATGTGCTCCATGTCCCTTGTAAAACAGCACACAGATTGCTATTCCTATGCTACCTTACCTGATAGCTTGGTGGGTTCTCTGTAGTCCCCACTTGTGATTTGCTTCACCAAGGTCTTATAATCTTGGCCATCGAAAGGCATCATCCCATGAATCAAGATATAGAGAAGCACACCAAGGGACCAGCTGTCAACCTAGAAGCACAGAAGAGAATTTGCTTAGGCAGTGCAATGGTGACCTAGCTAGAGGGATGCTTTCCACGTGCTCAgtcttttattttaaacatttctatacCTGCCTTTCTCTTGAGCATCTCAGGACACGACAGTAACAGTACATAACTAATTTAGTAAATAAACATTATTGCATGATATAAAAACATCTAAAGGCCATCTAAAACCCACTCTTTGCCAGGAGTGGCACTGGCCACCAGAAAGTCAAA
The nucleotide sequence above comes from Paroedura picta isolate Pp20150507F chromosome 4, Ppicta_v3.0, whole genome shotgun sequence. Encoded proteins:
- the NUAK2 gene encoding NUAK family SNF1-like kinase 2 isoform X2, with translation MDRGRPSEALATSLAEGLIKSPKPLMKKQAVKRHHHKHNLRHRYEFLETLGKGTYGKVAIKSIRKDKIKDEQDLVHIRREIEIMSSLNHPHIIAVHEVFENSSKIVIVMEYASKGDLYDYISERQRLTEQEARHFFRQVVSAVYYCHKNGIVHRDLKLENILLDSNGNIKIADFGLSNVFQQDRFLQTFCGSPLYASPEIVNGRPYKGPEVDSWSLGVLLYILIHGMMPFDGQDYKTLVKQITSGDYREPTKLSDACGLIRWMLMVNPERRATIEDIASHWWVNWGYKVPVGEQESLRDNESPLATVAEWLRRSSRPLFENGSKVRCFFKQHIPGVTLERQRSLKKSKKENDVAHVLHETGPAPENPSKSILKRPKGILKKRNSCEKSQVPPALPLATPVDTRKEDSAGPAVDLACVLSSRDLACKAEYVVATPSMPKKGILKKPQKRESGYYSSPERSESGTVLDSENLDLDTSVSVGNPSPAQSPSGHPARRKGILKHNGKYSSSSTESDGVPIKVFSLFAEVALPKLSLASRLHPSSAVSEDSILSTESFDQLDLPDRMLGSSSGASMRGSVSVDDLLQLEEAAGDAGRRLRRWTVTRCQSPLADSCFSLADCENVTEVYKRAVAISMKLS
- the NUAK2 gene encoding NUAK family SNF1-like kinase 2 isoform X1; translation: MDRGRPSEALATSLAEGLIKSPKPLMKKQAVKRHHHKHNLRHRYEFLETLGKGTYGKVKKARERSGKLVAIKSIRKDKIKDEQDLVHIRREIEIMSSLNHPHIIAVHEVFENSSKIVIVMEYASKGDLYDYISERQRLTEQEARHFFRQVVSAVYYCHKNGIVHRDLKLENILLDSNGNIKIADFGLSNVFQQDRFLQTFCGSPLYASPEIVNGRPYKGPEVDSWSLGVLLYILIHGMMPFDGQDYKTLVKQITSGDYREPTKLSDACGLIRWMLMVNPERRATIEDIASHWWVNWGYKVPVGEQESLRDNESPLATVAEWLRRSSRPLFENGSKVRCFFKQHIPGVTLERQRSLKKSKKENDVAHVLHETGPAPENPSKSILKRPKGILKKRNSCEKSQVPPALPLATPVDTRKEDSAGPAVDLACVLSSRDLACKAEYVVATPSMPKKGILKKPQKRESGYYSSPERSESGTVLDSENLDLDTSVSVGNPSPAQSPSGHPARRKGILKHNGKYSSSSTESDGVPIKVFSLFAEVALPKLSLASRLHPSSAVSEDSILSTESFDQLDLPDRMLGSSSGASMRGSVSVDDLLQLEEAAGDAGRRLRRWTVTRCQSPLADSCFSLADCENVTEVYKRAVAISMKLS